In Streptomyces sp. NBC_00306, a single genomic region encodes these proteins:
- a CDS encoding MBL fold metallo-hydrolase: protein MDVRWEDFGWEQLADGVGRRRMPVWDATVGLVAGDEAVLLFDTGSTLREGVELRTQAEALLGGRRVTHVALSHPHFDHVLGTAAFSAVEVFGAVAVDVVLRRDRDELRADAVRHGVAPDDAAEATDLLVAPQHVVTGERTLDLGGRQVLLANVGPGHTGHDLALLVPGDREVVFCGDLVEESGEPQAGPDAMPSRWPAALDRLLALGGEDALYVPGHGAVVDAAFVRAQRDVLAERFGVP from the coding sequence ATGGACGTCCGTTGGGAAGACTTCGGCTGGGAGCAACTGGCCGACGGGGTCGGGCGGCGCAGGATGCCCGTCTGGGACGCGACCGTGGGGCTGGTCGCCGGTGACGAGGCCGTCCTGCTGTTCGACACGGGGTCCACGCTGCGTGAGGGCGTGGAGCTGCGCACCCAGGCGGAGGCGCTGCTGGGCGGCCGCCGAGTGACGCATGTCGCACTGAGTCATCCCCACTTCGACCATGTTCTGGGGACGGCCGCCTTCTCCGCGGTGGAGGTCTTCGGCGCGGTCGCCGTCGATGTCGTCCTGCGCCGGGACCGCGACGAACTCCGGGCCGACGCCGTACGGCACGGCGTGGCGCCGGACGATGCCGCCGAGGCGACCGATCTGCTGGTCGCGCCGCAGCACGTGGTCACCGGTGAACGGACACTGGACCTCGGCGGACGCCAGGTGCTGCTGGCCAATGTGGGCCCCGGGCACACGGGCCACGATCTGGCGCTCCTCGTGCCGGGCGACCGGGAGGTCGTGTTCTGCGGCGATCTGGTGGAGGAGTCCGGGGAGCCGCAGGCGGGTCCGGACGCGATGCCCTCGCGCTGGCCGGCGGCCCTGGACCGGCTGCTCGCGCTCGGCGGAGAGGACGCGCTGTACGTCCCCGGGCACGGCGCGGTGGTGGACGCGGCGTTCGTCCGCGCACAGCGTGACGTGCTGGCGGAGCGCTTCGGGGTGCCGTAG
- a CDS encoding DUF3097 domain-containing protein codes for MRSYSPDLTPPWKKPSAVPEVPADRDLVVEEVTTGFCGAVTGCEAGTVTLEDRFGKHRVFPLTARGFLLEGRVVTLVRPGAGAPAAPARTASGSVAVPGARARVARAGRIYVEGRHDAELVERVWGDDLRIEGVVVEYLEGVDDLPAIVADFAPGPDACLGVLVDHLVPGSKESRIAASVTDPHVLVVGHPYIDIWEAVKPSSVGIPAWPVVPRGQDWKTGVCRALGWPPNTGAAWQHILSRVRSYRDLQPELLGRVEELIDFVTLPPE; via the coding sequence ATGCGCAGCTACAGCCCCGATCTGACGCCCCCTTGGAAGAAGCCCTCCGCCGTGCCGGAGGTCCCCGCCGACCGGGATCTGGTCGTGGAGGAGGTCACCACCGGCTTCTGCGGCGCGGTGACCGGCTGCGAGGCCGGGACGGTGACCCTGGAGGACCGCTTCGGCAAGCACCGGGTCTTCCCGCTGACCGCACGGGGCTTTCTGCTGGAGGGCCGGGTGGTGACGCTGGTCCGGCCCGGCGCGGGCGCACCGGCCGCACCGGCGCGTACGGCCTCGGGTTCCGTCGCCGTGCCCGGCGCCCGGGCCAGGGTGGCGCGGGCGGGCCGCATCTACGTCGAGGGCCGCCACGACGCCGAGCTCGTGGAACGGGTCTGGGGCGACGACCTGCGCATCGAGGGGGTGGTGGTCGAGTACCTGGAGGGTGTCGACGACCTGCCCGCGATCGTCGCCGACTTCGCGCCCGGGCCCGACGCCTGCCTCGGTGTCCTGGTCGACCATCTGGTCCCGGGGTCCAAGGAGTCCCGTATCGCCGCGTCGGTCACGGACCCGCACGTGCTCGTGGTGGGCCATCCGTACATCGACATCTGGGAGGCGGTGAAGCCGTCGTCGGTGGGGATCCCGGCATGGCCCGTCGTCCCGCGGGGCCAGGACTGGAAGACGGGTGTGTGCCGCGCGCTGGGCTGGCCGCCGAACACCGGCGCCGCCTGGCAGCACATCCTGTCCCGGGTGCGGTCCTACCGTGACCTCCAGCCGGAGCTGCTGGGCCGGGTCGAGGAGCTGATCGACTTCGTGACGCTGCCGCCGGAGTGA
- the hemW gene encoding radical SAM family heme chaperone HemW, producing MGGMPSVLPDGEPMPEDGALPASALDGAGDRPLAFYLHVPYCATRCGYCDFNTYTATELRGSGGVLASRDNYAATLADEVRLARKVLGDDPRPVSTVFVGGGTPTLLDAADLVSMLGAVREEFGLADDAEITTEANPESVGPEYLEKLRAGGFNRISFGMQSAKQHVLKVLDRTHTPGRPEACVAEARAAGFDHVNLDLIYGTPGESDDDWRASLAAAVGAGPDHVSAYALIVEEGTQLARRIRRGEVPMTDDDVHADRYLIADSVLSEAGFSWYEVSNWATSDAGRCLHNELYWRGADWWGAGPGAHSHVGGVRWWNVKHPGAYAAALAEGRSPGAGRELLSAEDRRVERILLELRLRDGVPLSLLKPAGLAAAGRALADGLLEPAAYEAGSAVLTLRGRLLADGVVRDLVD from the coding sequence ATGGGGGGCATGCCTTCCGTACTGCCCGATGGTGAGCCCATGCCCGAGGACGGGGCGCTCCCGGCGTCCGCCCTCGACGGCGCCGGTGACCGGCCGCTCGCCTTCTATCTGCATGTGCCGTACTGCGCGACGCGCTGCGGTTACTGCGACTTCAACACCTACACCGCCACCGAGCTGCGCGGTTCGGGCGGTGTACTGGCCTCCCGCGACAACTACGCCGCCACCCTCGCCGACGAGGTGCGCCTCGCCCGCAAGGTGCTCGGCGACGACCCGCGGCCGGTCAGCACGGTGTTCGTCGGGGGCGGTACGCCGACGCTGCTGGACGCCGCCGACCTGGTGTCCATGCTGGGCGCCGTCCGGGAGGAGTTCGGGCTCGCGGACGACGCGGAGATCACCACCGAGGCGAACCCCGAGTCCGTCGGTCCGGAGTATCTGGAGAAGCTGCGGGCCGGAGGATTCAACCGGATCTCGTTCGGCATGCAGAGCGCCAAGCAGCACGTCCTGAAGGTGCTGGACCGCACGCACACACCCGGACGCCCCGAGGCCTGCGTCGCGGAGGCCCGCGCCGCCGGCTTCGACCATGTGAACCTCGACCTGATCTACGGCACCCCCGGCGAGAGCGACGACGACTGGCGCGCGTCGCTCGCGGCCGCGGTGGGCGCGGGACCCGACCATGTCTCGGCGTACGCGCTGATCGTGGAGGAGGGCACCCAGCTGGCCCGGCGCATCCGGCGGGGCGAGGTGCCCATGACCGACGACGACGTGCACGCGGACCGCTATCTCATCGCGGACTCCGTGCTGTCCGAGGCGGGCTTCTCCTGGTACGAGGTCTCCAACTGGGCCACCTCCGACGCAGGCCGCTGTCTGCACAACGAGCTGTACTGGCGCGGCGCCGACTGGTGGGGCGCGGGCCCCGGAGCGCACAGCCATGTGGGCGGGGTGCGCTGGTGGAACGTGAAGCACCCGGGCGCGTACGCGGCGGCGCTGGCCGAGGGGCGCTCGCCCGGAGCGGGCCGCGAACTCCTGTCGGCGGAGGACCGGCGCGTCGAGCGGATCCTGCTGGAGCTGCGGCTGAGGGACGGCGTGCCGCTGTCGCTGCTGAAGCCGGCGGGGCTGGCGGCGGCGGGCAGGGCCCTGGCGGACGGGCTGCTGGAGCCCGCGGCCTACGAGGCGGGCTCGGCCGTGCTGACGCTGCGGGGAAGGCTGCTCGCGGACGGAGTCGTCCGGGACCTGGTGGACTGA
- a CDS encoding ATP-binding SpoIIE family protein phosphatase: MQRETVHRSTPFYPFRDDGRSVTRTSLPGNPHAPSAARRFVRAALADWTTLGLLATCAYCRGAAGGCPPGGHSTDRLADDAVVIVSELVTNAVVHAGTAVELLCRLDPSADGEAAALVIEVSDHHPARAVSSEPHAVTDRSGTPEYGRGLHLVAALAERWGITYLSALKTVWARLPVDGWDTFALTGAEPAIDRGLRAAEILAPSPRASVARDDRADQSLAGRGALSFLAEASDLLAGQLDEDMVAALAAQLLVPRLADWCAIWLDGEPGRPAVGGEGPSAPVQRLARVWHADESRIEQLRTALVEEPPMLPEGTIGGPVPIPWPSGREPGAAGGAALAYRLVAGGRGLGTLLLARQGLARVPDDVTALTEDFARRVALAIGAARQYTRQATISKVLQRGLQPRKVGQIPGVDRFLVYEPGDDGVAGGDFYDIFPAGSGDRWSFMLGDVQGSGPEAAVVTGLARPWLRLLAREGYQVGEVLDRLNGLLLDDAMEAAEATALLVAAAGGQTVPEGPQARFLSLLYGEVVPLPSGRGVRCTLASAGHPLPLVLRPDGRVHTVAEPQVLLGVVEDVAYQSQTFDLEPGDTLLCVTDGVTERRSGARMFDDGDGLATALAGCVGLTAQGVGERIRQAVHDFSDTPLGDDLALLVLQVQ; encoded by the coding sequence ATGCAGCGCGAAACCGTCCACCGCTCAACTCCGTTCTACCCGTTCAGGGATGACGGGCGGTCGGTCACGCGCACCAGCCTGCCGGGGAACCCTCATGCCCCCTCGGCCGCCCGCAGATTCGTCCGGGCGGCCCTCGCCGACTGGACCACCCTCGGTCTCCTGGCCACCTGCGCCTACTGCCGGGGTGCGGCGGGCGGCTGCCCGCCCGGCGGGCACAGCACCGACCGGCTCGCGGACGACGCCGTCGTGATCGTCAGTGAACTCGTCACCAACGCCGTCGTGCACGCGGGCACCGCCGTCGAACTCCTGTGCCGCCTCGACCCGTCGGCCGACGGAGAGGCCGCCGCCCTGGTGATCGAGGTCTCCGACCACCACCCCGCCAGGGCCGTGAGCAGCGAGCCCCACGCCGTCACGGACCGCTCGGGCACCCCCGAGTACGGACGCGGTCTGCACCTCGTCGCCGCCCTCGCCGAGCGGTGGGGCATCACCTACCTCTCCGCCCTGAAGACCGTCTGGGCGCGGCTGCCCGTCGACGGCTGGGACACCTTTGCGCTGACCGGTGCCGAACCGGCCATCGACCGCGGTCTGCGGGCCGCCGAGATCCTGGCGCCCTCGCCGCGCGCGTCCGTCGCCCGCGACGACCGCGCGGACCAGAGCCTGGCCGGACGTGGCGCGCTCTCGTTCCTCGCCGAGGCCTCCGACCTGCTGGCCGGACAGCTCGACGAGGACATGGTGGCCGCGCTCGCCGCGCAGCTGCTGGTGCCGCGGCTCGCCGACTGGTGCGCGATCTGGCTGGACGGCGAACCCGGCCGGCCCGCCGTCGGCGGCGAGGGGCCCTCGGCCCCCGTGCAGCGGCTCGCCCGCGTCTGGCACGCCGACGAGTCACGGATCGAGCAGCTGCGCACGGCGCTCGTCGAGGAGCCGCCCATGCTGCCCGAGGGCACGATCGGCGGACCGGTGCCGATCCCGTGGCCGAGCGGGCGCGAGCCGGGCGCGGCCGGGGGCGCCGCACTCGCCTACCGTCTCGTCGCGGGCGGACGCGGCCTCGGCACCCTGCTGCTCGCCCGGCAGGGCCTCGCGCGCGTCCCCGACGACGTGACGGCCCTCACCGAGGACTTCGCCCGCCGCGTGGCACTCGCGATCGGCGCCGCCCGCCAGTACACCCGGCAGGCCACCATCAGCAAGGTCCTCCAGCGCGGCCTCCAGCCCCGCAAGGTGGGCCAGATCCCGGGCGTGGACCGCTTCCTCGTCTATGAGCCCGGCGACGACGGAGTCGCCGGTGGTGACTTCTACGACATTTTCCCGGCCGGCAGCGGCGACCGCTGGTCCTTCATGCTCGGCGACGTCCAGGGCAGCGGCCCCGAGGCGGCCGTCGTCACCGGACTGGCCCGCCCCTGGCTGCGGCTGCTCGCCCGTGAGGGCTACCAGGTCGGCGAGGTGCTCGACCGGCTGAACGGGCTCCTCCTCGACGACGCCATGGAAGCGGCGGAGGCGACCGCGCTGCTCGTCGCCGCGGCCGGCGGCCAGACGGTGCCGGAAGGGCCGCAGGCCCGCTTCCTGTCCCTGCTGTACGGCGAGGTCGTGCCGCTGCCCTCCGGCAGGGGCGTGCGGTGCACGCTGGCGAGCGCGGGGCATCCGCTGCCGCTGGTGCTGCGGCCCGACGGGAGGGTGCACACCGTCGCCGAGCCGCAGGTCCTGCTCGGGGTCGTGGAGGACGTCGCGTACCAGAGCCAGACCTTCGACCTGGAGCCCGGTGACACGCTGCTCTGCGTCACGGACGGGGTGACCGAGCGGCGCTCGGGGGCGCGGATGTTCGACGACGGTGACGGGCTGGCCACCGCTCTCGCCGGATGCGTGGGACTGACGGCGCAAGGGGTCGGCGAGCGGATCAGGCAGGCCGTGCACGACTTCTCGGACACCCCGCTGGGCGACGATCTGGCGCTGCTCGTGCTCCAGGTGCAGTGA
- a CDS encoding HAMP domain-containing protein yields MTSLRDGDFRVRVAETHEGMSAELAAVFNQIAVRNQHFADELTRVRREVVRHGRLDDRLAASPGQGAWTSGVTWTNSLLDALVVPAANATRVLDAVAGGDLTQRVDLHDGNRQLRGDLRRLGRAVNKMVDQLSLFTGEVTRVAREVGTEGRLGGRAKVQGLSGSWRDVTEAVNAMASRLTAQVRDIAAVTTAVARGDLTRTVTVEATGELLELKLTVNTMVDQLSAFADEVTRVAREVGTEGQLGGRAQVRGVSGVWKDLTDNVNFMASNLTSQVRNIAQVTTAVANGDLSQKITVDAQGEILELKSTINTMVDQLSAFADEVTRVAREVGTEGNLGGRAQVRGVSGVWKDLTENVNFMADNLTSQVRNIALVSTAVAQGDLGKKITVEAKGEILELKSTINTMVDQLSAFADEVTRVAREVGTEGNLGGQAQVRGVSGVWKDLTDNVNFMASNLTSQVRNIAQVTTAVANGDLSKKITVDARGEILELKDTVNTMVDQLRAFADEVTRVAREVGTDGRLGGRAQVLGVTGLWKDLTDNVNYMADNLTSQVRNIAQVATAVAQGDLSKKIDVDARGEILELKTTINTMVDTLSSFSSEVTRVAREVGSEGQLGGQARVEGVYGTWKRLTTNVNELALNLTTQVRAIAEVASAVAQGDMSRSITVETRGEVSELKDNINLMVSNLRETTRAKDWLESNLARLAGLMQGHRDLMEVADLILRELTPLVNAQYGAFFLADPDADGTPARTTSTTKGLAFIAGYGSAQSATIDTTGMPGHGLVRQAALEKKRILLEEAPPDYIKINSGLGEASPASVVIIPILFEDKLLGVIELASFSRFSDVHLAFFDQFVNTIGVAINTIIANSRTESLLGESQRLAVQLQERSDELQRQQAELQRSNAELEEKAALLATSSQYKSEFLANMSHELRTPLNSLLILARLLSDNPDGRLSDQEVQFATTIHRSGSDLLQLINDILDLSKIEAGRMDVRPKKLPLIKLLDYVHATFRPITLDRGLAFEVAVGEDVPREMYSDEQRLQQILRNLLSNAIKFTSSGRVELRVNRIKDPDHTLVKDAEDLIAFAVTDTGIGIAAEKLPVIFEAFQQADGTTNRKYGGTGLGLSISREIAGLLGGRIIAESEPGAGSTFTLYAPVLYPGHVAAENDDLRQGHTVQDLRMLPLTAPERHHTDHPPRPELDDGWPTTTKLEEWKSGSAGAILAGRRVLIVDDDIRNVFALTHVLGRVGMPVLYAENGREGIETLERNPDVELVLMDIMMPEMDGYETIEAIRRSPLWTDLPIVALTAKAMPGDREKSIAQGANEYVPKPVDVDRLLTVVCALLDPESEPPAGPPVSAGPPEGHSAVPAQQDGEGEPATTPTIT; encoded by the coding sequence ATGACGTCGCTGCGCGACGGCGACTTCCGCGTCCGGGTGGCCGAGACGCACGAAGGCATGTCGGCGGAACTGGCCGCGGTGTTCAACCAGATCGCCGTGCGCAATCAGCACTTCGCCGACGAGCTGACACGGGTACGCAGGGAGGTCGTCCGCCACGGGCGGCTCGACGACCGGCTGGCGGCGAGCCCCGGCCAGGGAGCCTGGACCTCGGGTGTGACCTGGACGAACTCCCTGCTGGACGCCCTGGTCGTACCGGCCGCGAACGCCACGCGCGTCCTGGACGCGGTGGCCGGCGGCGATCTCACCCAGCGGGTCGATCTGCACGACGGGAACCGCCAGTTGCGGGGCGATCTGCGCCGGCTGGGCCGCGCGGTCAACAAGATGGTCGACCAGCTGTCGCTGTTCACCGGCGAGGTCACGCGGGTCGCGCGCGAGGTCGGCACCGAGGGCAGACTCGGCGGCCGCGCCAAGGTTCAGGGTCTGTCGGGGAGTTGGCGGGACGTCACGGAGGCCGTCAACGCGATGGCCTCCCGGCTCACCGCACAGGTGCGCGACATCGCCGCGGTGACCACGGCGGTGGCGCGCGGCGACCTGACCCGTACGGTGACCGTCGAGGCGACCGGCGAGCTGCTGGAACTGAAGCTCACCGTGAACACGATGGTCGACCAGCTGTCCGCGTTCGCGGACGAGGTGACCCGCGTGGCGCGCGAGGTCGGCACCGAGGGCCAGTTGGGCGGGCGTGCCCAGGTCCGCGGCGTGTCCGGGGTCTGGAAGGACCTCACGGACAACGTCAACTTCATGGCGTCCAACCTCACCAGCCAGGTCCGCAACATCGCCCAGGTCACCACCGCCGTCGCCAACGGCGATCTCTCCCAGAAGATCACCGTCGACGCCCAGGGCGAGATCCTCGAACTCAAGTCGACCATCAACACCATGGTCGACCAGCTCTCCGCCTTCGCCGACGAGGTCACCCGCGTCGCCCGCGAGGTCGGCACCGAGGGCAACCTCGGCGGCCGCGCCCAGGTCCGCGGGGTTTCCGGGGTCTGGAAGGACCTCACCGAGAACGTCAACTTCATGGCCGACAACCTGACCAGCCAGGTGCGGAACATCGCCCTGGTCTCCACGGCCGTCGCCCAGGGCGATCTGGGCAAGAAGATCACCGTCGAGGCGAAGGGCGAGATCCTCGAACTCAAGTCGACCATCAACACCATGGTCGACCAGCTCTCCGCCTTCGCCGACGAGGTCACCCGCGTCGCCCGCGAGGTCGGCACCGAGGGCAACCTGGGCGGTCAGGCGCAGGTCCGCGGCGTGTCCGGGGTCTGGAAGGACCTCACGGACAACGTCAACTTCATGGCGTCCAACCTCACCAGCCAGGTCCGCAACATCGCCCAGGTCACCACCGCCGTCGCCAACGGCGACCTGTCCAAGAAGATCACCGTCGACGCCCGCGGCGAGATCCTCGAACTCAAGGACACCGTCAACACGATGGTGGACCAGCTGCGGGCGTTCGCCGACGAGGTCACGCGGGTGGCCCGCGAGGTCGGCACGGACGGCAGACTCGGCGGCCGGGCCCAGGTGCTCGGCGTCACCGGGCTGTGGAAGGACCTCACCGACAACGTCAACTACATGGCCGACAACCTCACCTCGCAGGTGCGGAACATCGCCCAGGTGGCGACAGCCGTGGCACAGGGCGACCTGTCGAAGAAGATCGACGTGGACGCCCGCGGCGAGATCCTGGAGCTGAAGACCACCATCAACACCATGGTCGACACGCTCTCCTCGTTCTCCTCCGAGGTGACCCGGGTGGCCCGCGAGGTGGGCTCCGAGGGCCAGTTGGGCGGCCAGGCGCGGGTCGAGGGCGTGTACGGCACCTGGAAGCGCCTGACGACCAATGTGAACGAGCTGGCGCTCAATCTCACCACCCAGGTCCGCGCGATCGCCGAGGTGGCGTCCGCGGTGGCCCAGGGCGACATGTCCCGCTCCATCACCGTGGAGACCCGCGGCGAGGTCTCCGAACTCAAGGACAACATCAACCTGATGGTGTCCAACCTCCGGGAGACCACCCGGGCCAAGGACTGGCTGGAGTCGAACCTCGCCCGTCTGGCGGGTCTGATGCAGGGGCACCGCGACCTGATGGAGGTCGCCGACCTGATCCTGCGCGAACTGACCCCGCTGGTGAACGCCCAGTACGGCGCCTTCTTCCTGGCCGACCCGGACGCCGACGGCACCCCGGCCCGTACCACCTCCACCACCAAGGGCCTGGCCTTCATCGCGGGCTACGGCTCCGCCCAGTCCGCCACCATCGACACCACCGGCATGCCGGGCCACGGCCTGGTGCGGCAGGCGGCCCTGGAGAAGAAGCGCATCCTGCTGGAGGAGGCGCCGCCGGACTACATCAAGATCAACTCAGGGCTGGGCGAGGCGTCCCCGGCCAGCGTCGTCATCATCCCGATCCTCTTCGAGGACAAGCTGCTCGGAGTGATCGAGCTCGCGTCCTTCTCCCGCTTCTCCGACGTCCACCTGGCCTTCTTCGACCAGTTCGTGAACACCATCGGGGTCGCGATCAACACCATCATCGCCAACTCCCGTACGGAGTCGCTCCTCGGCGAGTCCCAGCGCCTGGCCGTCCAGCTCCAGGAGCGCTCCGACGAACTCCAGCGGCAGCAGGCCGAACTGCAGCGCTCCAACGCGGAGCTGGAGGAGAAGGCCGCCCTGCTGGCGACCTCGTCGCAGTACAAGTCGGAGTTCCTGGCCAACATGTCGCACGAACTGCGCACCCCGCTGAACTCCCTGCTCATCCTCGCGCGGCTGCTGTCCGACAACCCGGACGGCCGCCTCTCCGACCAGGAGGTGCAGTTCGCGACGACGATCCACCGCTCGGGCTCCGACCTGCTCCAGCTGATCAACGACATCCTCGACCTGTCCAAGATCGAGGCCGGCCGTATGGACGTCCGGCCGAAGAAGCTCCCGCTGATCAAGCTGCTCGACTATGTGCACGCCACCTTCCGGCCGATCACGCTGGACCGCGGACTGGCCTTCGAGGTCGCGGTCGGCGAGGACGTGCCGCGCGAGATGTACTCCGACGAACAGCGGCTCCAGCAGATCCTGCGGAACCTGCTGTCCAACGCCATCAAGTTCACCTCCTCGGGCCGCGTGGAACTGCGCGTCAACCGCATCAAGGACCCCGACCACACCCTGGTCAAGGACGCGGAGGACCTGATCGCCTTCGCCGTCACGGACACCGGCATCGGGATCGCGGCGGAGAAACTCCCGGTGATCTTCGAGGCGTTCCAGCAGGCCGACGGCACCACCAACCGCAAGTACGGCGGCACCGGCCTCGGTCTGTCCATCAGCCGCGAGATCGCGGGGCTCCTCGGCGGTCGCATCATCGCCGAGAGCGAACCGGGCGCGGGCTCCACCTTCACGCTGTACGCGCCCGTGCTCTACCCGGGGCACGTCGCCGCGGAGAACGACGACCTGCGGCAAGGCCACACGGTCCAGGATCTGCGGATGCTGCCGCTGACGGCGCCCGAGCGCCACCACACCGACCATCCGCCGCGTCCGGAGCTGGACGACGGCTGGCCGACGACGACGAAGCTCGAGGAGTGGAAGTCGGGCAGCGCGGGCGCGATCCTGGCGGGCCGCCGGGTGCTGATCGTCGACGACGACATCCGCAATGTCTTCGCCCTCACCCATGTGCTGGGCCGCGTGGGCATGCCCGTGCTGTACGCGGAGAACGGCCGCGAGGGCATCGAGACGCTGGAGCGCAATCCCGACGTCGAACTGGTCCTGATGGACATCATGATGCCCGAGATGGACGGTTACGAGACGATCGAGGCGATCCGGCGCAGCCCGCTGTGGACCGATCTGCCGATCGTGGCGCTGACCGCGAAGGCGATGCCCGGGGACCGCGAGAAGTCCATCGCGCAGGGTGCCAACGAGTACGTACCGAAGCCCGTGGACGTCGACCGGTTGCTGACGGTCGTCTGTGCCCTCCTGGACCCCGAGAGCGAGCCGCCGGCCGGGCCGCCGGTGTCCGCGGGGCCGCCGGAGGGGCATTCCGCTGTACCGGCGCAGCAGGACGGCGAAGGAGAGCCGGCCACTACGCCGACCATCACGTGA